A single Phragmites australis chromosome 4, lpPhrAust1.1, whole genome shotgun sequence DNA region contains:
- the LOC133916840 gene encoding ribulose-phosphate 3-epimerase, chloroplastic produces MASPSSSLCSSFASPRTASLGHRRGLAFSSARKAFQVKASARVDKYSKNDIIVSPSILSANFAKLGDQVKAVEVAGCDWIHVDVMDGRFVPNITIGPLIVDALRPVTDLPLDVHLMIVEPEQRVPDFIKAGADIVSVHCEQSSTIHLHRTVDQIKSLGAKAGVVLNPATPLSAIDYVLDVVDLVLIMSVNPGFGGQSFIESQVKKIAELRRLCAEKGVNPWIEVDGGVGPKNAYKVIEAGANAIVAGSAVFGAPDYAEAIKGIKTSQRPVAVPA; encoded by the exons ATggcgtcgccgtcgtcgtcgctgtGCTCCAGCTTCGCCTCCCCGCGGACCGCCTCCCTCGGCCACCGCCGCGGCCTCGCTTTCTCCTCCGCCAG GAAGGCATTCCAAGTGAAGGCATCAGCTCGGGTTGACAAGTACTCAAAGAATGACATCATTGTGTCCCCTTCCATTCTTTCTGCAAACTTTGCCAAGCTTGGTGATCAG GTAAAAGCTGTGGAGGTGGCAGGATGTGACTGGATTCATGTCGATGTCATGGATGGACGCTTTGTGCCAAATATCACAATTGGACCTTTGATTGTTGATGCTCTGCGTCCAGTGACTGATCTTCCATTGGATGTGCATCTG ATGATTGTGGAACCTGAGCAGCGAGTCCCAGATTTTATCAAGGCAGGTGCTGATATTGTTAGTGTACACTGTGAGCAATCGTCGACCATCCATTTACACCGAACAGTCGACCAG ATTAAAAGTCTGGGAGCAAAGGCTGGAGTTGTTTTGAATCCTGCGACTCCACTCAGTGCAATAGATTATGTTCTTGATG TTGTTGATCTGGTGTTGATTATGTCTGTGAATCCTGGGTTTGGTGGCCAGAGCTTCATCGAGAGTCAAGTAAAGAAAATTGCAGAGTTGAGAAGATTATGTGCAGAGAAG GGAGTGAATCCCTGGATTGAGGTTGATGGTGGCGTCGGTCCAAAAAATGCCTACAAG GTCATTGAAGCTGGGGCGAATGCTATCGTTGCTGGTTCTGCAGTTTTTGGGGCTCCAGACTATGCTGAAG CTATTAAGGGAATCAAGACTAGCCAAAGACCTGTAGCTGTACCGGCATGA